A single Bufo bufo chromosome 6, aBufBuf1.1, whole genome shotgun sequence DNA region contains:
- the LOC121003537 gene encoding zinc finger protein OZF-like isoform X2, whose protein sequence is MTSTIFLSQLVNPGEDLNNINPTETYVRGDEQSTEDIPTDNRPEDCTRNLEKHLVSSDLEVDDRGIIQDIYEEHANIQDISSSNHGKNVLFDPFKQVQSSYSSQTVTQNKSHRKGVKHPTAHVREKTFSCLECGRFFRYKSELVIHQRNHTGEKPYSCSECGKCFKYKQGLVVHQRIHTGENPYPCSECGECFKHKSALVIHERNHTGEKPFSCSECGKCFSNNSHLVVHQRIHTEEKPFSCSECGKCFKYKQALVVHQRIHTGEKPYPCSECGERFKQQSALFFHQTVHTGEKPFSCSECGKCFKQKSTFVTHQKTHTGEKPFSCSECGKCFNNNSHLVVHQRTHTGEKPFSCSECSKCFKYKQALVVHQRIHTGENPYPCSECSECFKHKSALVFHQRVHTGEKPFSCSECGKSFNNNSALIRHQRVHTGEKPFSCSECEKCFNQKSALITHQKTHTGEKPFSCSKCGKCFNKNSHLVVHQRTHTGEKPFSCSECSKCFKYKQTLVVHQRIHTREVISMFRMR, encoded by the exons atgacttctacaatatttctttcacagcttgtgaatccgggtgaagatctgaacaatattaatcctacagagacatatgtgaggggcgatgagcagagtacagaggacattcctacagataaccgcccag AGGACTGTACCAGGAACTTAGAGAAACATCTGGTATCTTCAGATCTTGAAGTAGATGATCGTGGTATCATACAAGATATATATGAAGAGCATGCCAATATCCAAGATATATCTTCATCCAATCACggcaaaaatgtattatttgatCCTTTTAAACAGGTCCAATCTTCTTATTCATCACAGACTGTAACACAGAATAAAAGTCACAGAAAAGGTGTTAAACATCCAACAGCTCATGTAAGAGAGAAGActttttcatgtttagaatgtggaagATTTTTTAGATATAAATCAGAATTAGtgatacatcagagaaatcacacaggggagaagccatattcatgttcagaatgtgggaaatgttttaagtatAAACAAggtcttgttgtacatcagagaattcacacaggagagaatccatatccatgttcagaatgcggtgaatgttttaagcataaatcagctcttgttatacatgagagaaatcacaccggggagaagccattttcatgttcagaatgtgggaaatgttttagcaaTAATTCgcatcttgttgtacatcagagaattcacacagaagagaagccattttcatgctcagaatgtgggaaatgttttaagtatAAACAagctcttgttgtacatcagagaattcacacaggagagaagccatatccatgttcagaatgcggtGAACGTTTTAAGCAGCAATCGGCTCTTTTTTTTCATCAGacagttcacacaggggagaagccattttcatgctcagaatgtggaaaatgttttaagcagAAATCAACTTTTGTTACACATCAaaaaactcacacaggggagaagccattttcatgttcagaatgtgggaaatgttttaacaatAATTCACATCTTGTTGTAcatcaaagaactcacacaggtgagaagccattttcatgctcagaatgtagtAAATGTTTTAAGTATAAACAagctcttgttgtacatcagagaattcacacaggagagaacccatatccatgttcagaatgcagtgaatgttttaagcataaatcagctcttgttttccatcagagagttcacacaggggagaagccattttcatgttcagaatgtgggaagagtTTTAACAATAATTCAGCTCTTATTAGACATCAAAGAGTTCAcaccggggagaagccattttcatgctcagaatgtgaaaaatgttttaatcAGAAATCGGCTCTTATTACACATCAAAAAACTCACacgggggagaagccattttcatgttctaaatgtgggaaatgttttaacaaaAATTCACATCTTGTTGTAcatcaaagaactcacacaggagagaagccattttcatgctcagaatgtagtaaatgttttaaatataaacaaactcttgttgtacatcagCGAATTCACACAAGAGAAGTcatatccatgttcagaatgcggtGA